One segment of Phaeacidiphilus oryzae TH49 DNA contains the following:
- a CDS encoding NADH-quinone oxidoreductase subunit J yields the protein MIASAAPLTGATSTGEAVQFWVLAVLAVGGALGMLLCRKAVHSALCLAATMLALALCYFAQGAAFLGAVQIVVYTGAIMMLFLFVVMLVGVSSADSVKEVLKGQRWAAVLCGIGFGVLLMAGIANARLRTFTGLAAANGNGGNVRGLARLIFTQYVWAFEVTGALLITAAVGAMVLTHREATTVRRSQRELAEQRVRLGQQITPLPAPGVYARHNAVDVPGLLPDGTPSELSVNQTLRARGQVREVGRELQAKIVELEAGTSRYLGRRTPKQRRNGDVVPQQPKQVTGTENSGSPATAGAEGEEES from the coding sequence ATGATCGCGTCCGCGGCGCCGCTCACCGGCGCCACCTCCACCGGCGAGGCGGTGCAGTTCTGGGTCCTGGCGGTGCTCGCCGTCGGCGGGGCGCTGGGAATGCTGCTCTGCCGCAAGGCCGTCCACTCCGCCCTCTGCCTGGCCGCCACCATGCTGGCCCTGGCGCTCTGCTACTTCGCGCAGGGCGCGGCCTTCCTCGGCGCGGTGCAGATCGTCGTCTACACCGGCGCCATCATGATGCTCTTCCTCTTCGTGGTGATGCTGGTCGGCGTCTCCTCGGCGGACAGCGTCAAGGAGGTGCTGAAGGGCCAGCGCTGGGCGGCCGTCCTGTGCGGGATCGGCTTCGGCGTGCTGCTGATGGCCGGGATCGCCAACGCCCGGCTGCGCACCTTCACCGGCCTCGCCGCCGCCAACGGCAACGGCGGCAACGTCCGCGGGCTGGCCCGGCTGATCTTCACCCAGTACGTCTGGGCCTTCGAGGTCACCGGCGCCCTGCTGATCACCGCCGCGGTCGGCGCCATGGTGCTGACCCACCGCGAGGCCACCACGGTCCGCCGCAGCCAGCGCGAACTCGCGGAGCAGCGGGTCAGGCTGGGGCAGCAGATCACCCCGCTGCCGGCCCCCGGCGTCTACGCCCGGCACAACGCGGTGGACGTCCCCGGCCTGCTGCCGGACGGCACCCCGTCCGAGCTCTCGGTCAACCAGACGCTGCGGGCCCGCGGCCAGGTCCGCGAGGTGGGCCGCGAACTCCAGGCCAAGATCGTCGAGTTGGAGGCCGGCACCAGCCGCTACCTGGGCCGCAGGACCCCCAAGCAGCGGCGGAACGGCGATGTCGTACCCCAGCAGCCGAAGCAGGTGACGGGCACCGAGAACAGCGGGAGCCCGGCCACGGCCGGTGCCGAGGGTGAGGAGGAGTCATGA
- the nuoK gene encoding NADH-quinone oxidoreductase subunit NuoK, with the protein MNPANYLYLSALLFTIGAAGVLIRRNAIVLFMCVELMLNASNLALVTFSRLHGNLDGQIIAFFTMVVAAAEVVVGLAIIVAVFRTRHSASVDDTNLMKL; encoded by the coding sequence ATGAACCCGGCGAACTATCTCTACCTCTCCGCGCTGCTCTTCACCATCGGCGCGGCGGGAGTGCTGATCAGGCGGAACGCGATCGTGCTGTTCATGTGCGTGGAGCTGATGCTCAACGCCTCGAACCTGGCGCTGGTCACCTTCTCCCGGCTGCACGGCAACCTGGACGGCCAGATCATCGCCTTCTTCACCATGGTCGTCGCGGCGGCCGAGGTGGTCGTGGGCCTGGCCATCATCGTCGCCGTCTTCCGCACCCGCCACTCGGCCTCGGTCGACGACACCAACCTGATGAAGCTGTAG